The nucleotide window ATGAGGTATCACAGAGGTCTTTATGGCAACGAATAAGAGTTAAAGAAACCGCTTAGGAAAGAGGTTTAATATAATGACCTGTTCTTTTTAGCATAATCAACAAAAACAATTAAACTTAATTTAGATAATTAATAGACATCAATATGCCCAGCTGGCAACTTTATATTTACCATCAGATCCTGCGGAATAACTTGGTAAAATCCCAAACTGATTAATTTATCATATAAGCCATCTCGAGTATAAGCATCAAATTTAATTCGCAACTGATTGGCAAAAACAGCATCAATTGCACTTTTAGAAATATTCTTATTTTCTGCGGTAGAAATAACGCTGGCAATTTCTTGACTAGTTAGTCCATGAATGAATAAAAAGATAACTTGTTTTTCACGCTTACTAAGGTTATACTTCCTATAATCAGCATTAACTGAAAAATCATAAACTTTAAGAGCCTTAAGCAGGCTGAATTTGAGATTTGTATATAATATTTTACGTAATTCAACATACAATCCAGCAGCTTCATCATTATCCGGATTTATTAGTGGCTTTTTATTTGTAGTATATGGTTGAACAACCCCTTCATAATAATTGAAATTGATTGAGTAACTAGGTATCCTACTACGAATTATTTCTTCCTGCTCTTTTATCGATTGTGATTGGAAATATTGACCAAGCTCATCAGGTAGTCCACAATTACCTTCCTGTGCCTGAATTCCCCTAGCTCGTTTGTACTCTTTACTACTAAAAGCGACCATCTGATTTAAATCATAAATGGCAATTGGAGCCAATGTGGTTAATTCATCAAGGTTACGATAGTTACTTATAACATCTTGCAGGTATTCCGCATTAGATCTCATCTTGAAAACCTTTTTACTAAAATTTATGGCTGAAAAAAATCATCATAAGGATTTTAGAATCCGAAGCATAATTTCATCATTCTATTGTAGATTTCTTTGACAAACGAATCTTATTTTATCCTATAGCCACATTTAATATCAAAAAATATAGCTAGGCTTTAATCTGATGAATTTGTTTAAGATTAAGCCCCAATGCGATTACTAATAATATTAACCCTGATATACTAATACCACTCCACCCCAGTGAGTATAACAGAATGCTCCTAACCATGAACCGAATGCACCACCACAAAAATAACTTACCATATAAAAAGTATTTATCCGATTATATGCAGTATCTGACAAAGCAAAAATTCGCGCTTGGTTAGAAATTTGACAAGATTGAATCCCCAAATCAAGTAAAATCACGCCTACTATTAAACCCGCTATGTACTTTCCAAAGAAAAGAAAGCATAAATAACTTAAAATAACAATAACTATTGCCCCAGAAATCGTAGTTTCAGGGCTGCGGCGATCAGCCATTTTTCCAACAATTGGAGCGGCTATAACCCCGGTAACGCCGACCAATCCAAAAACACCTACCACTTGAGGCCCCATATTATAATGCGGTGAAGCCAACAAAAACGGTAATGTAGTCCAAAAAATACTAAAAGTAGCAAAAGTTAATGCCCCACACAAGGAAGCATCCCGAAGTGTTTTTTCTTCTTTTGCTATCTGAAAAATTGAAGTAAACAGCTCCAGATATTTTATTGGCTGTGGGTTATGGTAATTAGGCAAGTAAAAAATAACAATCAAGACAATAAGCAACATCAAAGCTGAAGCAATTAAATATACCATATGCCAGCCAAGATACTCACCAATAAAACCACTAACTGTTCGAGAGAGTAATATTCCAACAAATAATCCAGACATAATTTTACCAATGGCAGCACCGCGAGCCTTAGCATCAGCCAATTCAGCACCCAGAGGAATAATTAATTGTGGTGTTACAGAAAAAATCCCCAAGAGTAAGGTTGCAATTAAAAATACCCATAGACTTTGATTAATTCCAATAATCAGCAATATTATTACTGCACCAAGAGCAACAGTACAAATTAAGCGTTTTTTGTTGGCAATATCAGCCAAAGGCAATATAAATAGCATTCCAATTGCATAACCAACTTGAGTTAACATCGCCCCACTACCAACAGTGGTTGGGTTTACCTGAAATGAAATACTGATTTCTGCCAGTAATGGCTGTAGATAATAAAGATTAGCAACACTTACACCTGTTATTATTGCAAGCAACAATAATAATGTTGAAGTCAAAACTGGTTTCACATAACTCTCCCTTTAGTTGAGACCTAATCATAAATACAAGAAATAGCCCGTAAATTAAAAAAGTCTGTGTCGCCGAAAGATGATTTACATCGAATCCGAGATACACAGACTTTAAGATTAACACATTTATATCAGTTAGGCAGCAAAATTAATTATTTATTTACCCCCTTAATAACCATGCATTAGGTTAGCAAACAAAAATATATCAAAATAATATTTTGACCTACTCCTTATCCCACTTATTTAATTTTTGAAGTAAAGAATAGACTACTAATAAAACTTGCCGCCAAGATAACAACCAGAGCAGATAGACCTAGATTATAATGATGCCAAGCCTGCTGAATAATTGGTTGATCTAGCAAATTATGCGATGTCACTACCGAATTTCTCGGTAATTTATATGAATTATTTCCAATAATCATTCCTATCCCAGGTTGTAGAATTAAACCAGCAAACAAGTAGGAAATGGTCAAAATAATAGAGTTTGCAAGTGGACGTAAATAAACCTCCTTGAATGCTACTTGAACCTCTTGGAAAGCAAGCATACTCCCGCCACAACCAATACCGAATAAAATCTGGCATAATGTGCTAATAGCATAAGCCTCATCTGTTGGGAATCTTACATATAATGTAACTATCATCGCAACTAACAATAACAAACTAAAGCTGGCTGCAATCAAACGATTGCGTTTATATTTTGTTGATAAAGCTCCAGCGATAATACCGCCAATCGCAATTCCCAAAGGAATTGTTCCATTTAAAATAATTGCTTTTGTAGGGCTCATATTAAATACTACTTCGCGATATTTAACATTAAATAAATCTGCATAAGCCAAAATCGTTGCAAAAATGCCACCAAAATAAACTGTCGCAGCAATAAAACGTTTATTGGATAAAATAATTTTTAAGTTTGTAAAAATAGAACCCTGGTTTACCTCTGTCACCAACTGAATCTGTTTTGGCAAAAAGATAAAGATCAAGATAGCTGAAACCAGTAGAAAAATACTAATCAGATTATATGCAGCCTGATATGAATAAGTACTAATCAAACCACTACCAAAAATTGCAATTAATCCGGAAGCCACATTGCCAACACTTTGACTTAATGAAGCAAAGAAAGCAAATTGCTGGTTAAATTCCATTTCAACAATATATAATACTCCAACAAAAGTACACCCTAGCCCCAAACCAATAATTACTCGAGCAAGAATAAGAATACTAAAAACATGAGTATTTGCGAAAATAAATACACCAATTGCCGCAAGTAATGCAGAACAACCCAGTAAAAGTTTAGTAGATACCTTATTAATAAGATAACCTGAATAAAATTGAGAAAATGCAAAAACAGCAAAAAATGTTCCAGATAATATTGCAAGCTCAGTACTACCCAAATTATTTGCTAACTGAATTGGTAATGCATAAGCACCAAATAATACCGAACACATAATGCTGATCATGAATAAAAACTCAGTTGACAACCAGCGACAATAACTTAATGATTTCATATCTTTTTCCTATTATAATTTTTTTGTGGGCATATATCTACCATCCGATATATACCCCTTTTTATTTTGACAGTAATTTATTTCATTTTATTACCCATAATATAAGTATGCGCAACTGAACGATCATCACCAATAATCTGAAATGCAAATAACAAATCACGAATATCTTCACTTTGTTCAGCACGTACAGACAAATCACGGGTACTAGTTGAATCCAGTACAATAAAATCAGCTTCCTTACCGCTTTCGAAGCTACCTACATATGCATCAATTGACATAGCACGAGCAGCACCGAGAGTTGTTAAATAATAGTTTTCTAATGGATCCAATGGTTCTACCGAACGTGGATCCTCAGCAAAAGCCTTGCGTAATTGGGTTACCTTATACGCCTCACCCATAGTTTTCAGCATTGATAATGTAGTTCCAGCGGCATAATCAGTACCCATACCTACTGTAGCTCGATGCTTATTAGCTCTCTGCAAATTAAATAAACCACTACCAAGAAATAAATTTGAAGTAGGTAGGAAAGCACATGATGACTTACGTGCCACAATCAATTCAAACTCAGCATCATCTAACCAAACACAGTGCCCCATAATTGTTTTATCCGTCATTAATCCATAATGATCATAAACTTCAGTATAGTTTTTTAATCCAGGGAAGAGCTTGGTAACCATGTCTCCTGATTCTTTATTTTCAGCCAGATGAACTTGAATATGAATGTCCGGATAATCTTTTAGCAAAGCTTGCGTTGCTTCCATTTCCGCTGGACTTAACAAATAAGCTGAACGTGGGCTAATGGCATAATTAGTGCGACCGCGACCATTCCAACGATCAATCAAAGTTTTATTAAAATCATACACTTCATTTGGTGGTAAACAAGCATAGTCTGGTGTATTTACATCCATATAGGCACTTCCACCAATAACACGCATATTACGTTTCAAAGCAGCTTCAAATAACGCATCCGTTGAATTAGGTGAGATCGTGGCAAAAATTGCTGCACTGGTAGTACCATGTTTTATTAACTCATCCAAATATAGATTCGCAATTTTATCGGCATATTCACGATCAGCAAGCTTTCTTTCTGTAGGAATAGTGTACTTTCCTAACCATTGCACTAGCTGTTCCCCATATGATCCAACCATTTCCATCTGTGGATAATGCACATGAGAATCCATTAACCCTGGTGTAATTAACTTACCTGTATAATCAACAATCTCAGCATTTGGATATTTTGCCCGCAATTTATTATAATCACCAGCTTCAACCACTTTACCATCTTGTACATATAGTATCCCTTCCGGAAAAAACTGATATGCATTTTGAGTAAATTTAGGATTATCAGTAAAATAAAAAACAGATCCTTTATATCCTGTTAGAGTTCCATTATTTGTTGCATTAATCATTTTAGTGTTCCTGTTAAAAATTGTTTGTGCTCAGGACTCAATTATATTTTTAAGGACAAATAATTACTACTGTGTTTTTACACAGCTGAAGAATAACCCACTATTTTATAAACAATTATTTCAATCCTAGACTAGTAACAAGAGCTTTGAAAAAATGGAGTGTACAGATTTAGTAGATGAACATCACAGAAAAGTAAAAATGAAAATATCGTACAGAATAATATAGATGATTGATAAAAATTAACCAAAAGAATTAGGCTGGGATTAGTATGGGTAAATCAGGAATATCATGATATTTAATTTCAATTTGCTAAAAAAAGCAGCTAACTAAAAAGTTAACTGCTTTGATAAATCAGGTTAGCCGTGCAATTGACGCTTATCACAAGCTAATGCAGCCTCATGAGTTACTTCAGACAATGATGGATGTGCATGAATAATCCGCGCTAGATCTTCACTACTAGCCATAAACTCCATTGCCACTACAGCTTCACTAATTAGTTCAGAGACAAATGGACCAACCATGTGTACACCCAAAATACGATCAGTTTCTTCACATGCCAGCATTTTGACAAAACCAACATTATGACCTAGTCCAAGTGCACGTCCATTTGCCATAAAGCTCGCTACACCTTTTTTGAATTTTATACCTTCAGCAGTTAATTGCTGTTCAGTTTTACCCACCCAAGCGATTTCTGGATTAGTATAAATAACCCAAGGTATCGTATTAAAATCAAGATGTGGGTGTTGTCCAGCAATACGCTCAGCAACAATAATACCCTCATCTGATGCTTTATGCGCCAACATTGGCCCACGTACCACATCACCAATCGCCCATACATTAGGTAAATTAGTCCGGCAATCAGCATCAACTACGATAAAACCACGCTCATCAAGTTTAAGCCCTACCGCTTCAGGATTTAGTCCATTGGTATTTGGAATTCGCCCGATTGAAACCAGCAATTTATCACATTCAAGTTTCAGTTTTTCACCACCAAGTTCATAGTTAACCGTTACTTTTTTCTTAGCATTCTTGATTTCACCTATTTTAACTCCAGTTTTTATTTCAAGACCTTGCTTAACTAGATTTTTGTGTAATTCTTTAGCTACCTGTTCATCCGCAGCACCTAAAAACTTATCAGAAGCTTCTAAAACTGTTACTTTTGCCCCAAGGCGTGCCCAGACACTACCCATTTCCAAGCCAATTACTCC belongs to Aquella oligotrophica and includes:
- the guaD gene encoding guanine deaminase, coding for MINATNNGTLTGYKGSVFYFTDNPKFTQNAYQFFPEGILYVQDGKVVEAGDYNKLRAKYPNAEIVDYTGKLITPGLMDSHVHYPQMEMVGSYGEQLVQWLGKYTIPTERKLADREYADKIANLYLDELIKHGTTSAAIFATISPNSTDALFEAALKRNMRVIGGSAYMDVNTPDYACLPPNEVYDFNKTLIDRWNGRGRTNYAISPRSAYLLSPAEMEATQALLKDYPDIHIQVHLAENKESGDMVTKLFPGLKNYTEVYDHYGLMTDKTIMGHCVWLDDAEFELIVARKSSCAFLPTSNLFLGSGLFNLQRANKHRATVGMGTDYAAGTTLSMLKTMGEAYKVTQLRKAFAEDPRSVEPLDPLENYYLTTLGAARAMSIDAYVGSFESGKEADFIVLDSTSTRDLSVRAEQSEDIRDLLFAFQIIGDDRSVAHTYIMGNKMK
- a CDS encoding MFS transporter, with protein sequence MKPVLTSTLLLLLAIITGVSVANLYYLQPLLAEISISFQVNPTTVGSGAMLTQVGYAIGMLFILPLADIANKKRLICTVALGAVIILLIIGINQSLWVFLIATLLLGIFSVTPQLIIPLGAELADAKARGAAIGKIMSGLFVGILLSRTVSGFIGEYLGWHMVYLIASALMLLIVLIVIFYLPNYHNPQPIKYLELFTSIFQIAKEEKTLRDASLCGALTFATFSIFWTTLPFLLASPHYNMGPQVVGVFGLVGVTGVIAAPIVGKMADRRSPETTISGAIVIVILSYLCFLFFGKYIAGLIVGVILLDLGIQSCQISNQARIFALSDTAYNRINTFYMVSYFCGGAFGSWLGAFCYTHWGGVVLVYQG
- a CDS encoding helix-turn-helix transcriptional regulator, with the protein product MRSNAEYLQDVISNYRNLDELTTLAPIAIYDLNQMVAFSSKEYKRARGIQAQEGNCGLPDELGQYFQSQSIKEQEEIIRSRIPSYSINFNYYEGVVQPYTTNKKPLINPDNDEAAGLYVELRKILYTNLKFSLLKALKVYDFSVNADYRKYNLSKREKQVIFLFIHGLTSQEIASVISTAENKNISKSAIDAVFANQLRIKFDAYTRDGLYDKLISLGFYQVIPQDLMVNIKLPAGHIDVY
- a CDS encoding MFS transporter, whose product is MKSLSYCRWLSTEFLFMISIMCSVLFGAYALPIQLANNLGSTELAILSGTFFAVFAFSQFYSGYLINKVSTKLLLGCSALLAAIGVFIFANTHVFSILILARVIIGLGLGCTFVGVLYIVEMEFNQQFAFFASLSQSVGNVASGLIAIFGSGLISTYSYQAAYNLISIFLLVSAILIFIFLPKQIQLVTEVNQGSIFTNLKIILSNKRFIAATVYFGGIFATILAYADLFNVKYREVVFNMSPTKAIILNGTIPLGIAIGGIIAGALSTKYKRNRLIAASFSLLLLVAMIVTLYVRFPTDEAYAISTLCQILFGIGCGGSMLAFQEVQVAFKEVYLRPLANSIILTISYLFAGLILQPGIGMIIGNNSYKLPRNSVVTSHNLLDQPIIQQAWHHYNLGLSALVVILAASFISSLFFTSKIK
- the lpdA gene encoding dihydrolipoyl dehydrogenase, coding for MQNFDVVVIGGGPGGYVAAIRAAQLGFSTACIDGYRRKDKYSLGGTCLNVGCIPSKALLQSSENYAELTHSFADHGISCDNPKIDVKKMIARKEDIVNKNSNGISFLFKKNKITELHGWASFSANKDGKWVISIDDQGKKEEISATHVIVATGSNSRHLPQIATDNVNILDNEGALDLTETPKELCVIGAGVIGLEMGSVWARLGAKVTVLEASDKFLGAADEQVAKELHKNLVKQGLEIKTGVKIGEIKNAKKKVTVNYELGGEKLKLECDKLLVSIGRIPNTNGLNPEAVGLKLDERGFIVVDADCRTNLPNVWAIGDVVRGPMLAHKASDEGIIVAERIAGQHPHLDFNTIPWVIYTNPEIAWVGKTEQQLTAEGIKFKKGVASFMANGRALGLGHNVGFVKMLACEETDRILGVHMVGPFVSELISEAVVAMEFMASSEDLARIIHAHPSLSEVTHEAALACDKRQLHG